The Anas platyrhynchos isolate ZD024472 breed Pekin duck chromosome Z, IASCAAS_PekinDuck_T2T, whole genome shotgun sequence genome includes a window with the following:
- the SRP19 gene encoding signal recognition particle 19 kDa protein isoform X1, protein MAAAAAASPSDKERFICIYPAYLNNKKTIAEGRRIPIDKAVENPTSTEIQDVCAAVGFNVLLEKNKMYPREWNRDVQYRGRVRIQLKQDDGNPCLPQFPTRKSVMLYAAETIPKLKTRTQKMGGSDQSLQQGEGGKKGKGKKKK, encoded by the exons atggccgccgccgccgccgcctcgccgtCGGACAAGGAGAG atttatCTGCATTTATCCAGCATATTTAAACAACAAGAAGACAATAGCAGAAGGAAGAAGGATACCTATAGACAAA GCTGTTGAAAATCCCACATCCACAGAAATCCAAGATGTATGTGCAGCAGTTGGATTCAATGTGCTACTAGAG aaaaacaagatgTATCCCAGAGAGTGGAACCGCGATGTGCAGTACAGGGGTAGAGTACGAATTCAGCTCAAACAAGATGATGGCAACCCATGCTTACCTCAGTTCCCAACAC GTAAATCAGTCATGCTGTATGCCGCAGAAACCATTcccaaactgaaaacaagaacCCAGAAGATGGGAGGTAGCGATCAAAGTCTTCAGCAAGGAGAGGGAggcaagaaagggaaagggaagaaaaagaaatga
- the SRP19 gene encoding signal recognition particle 19 kDa protein isoform X2, giving the protein MSRNKLNLTFICIYPAYLNNKKTIAEGRRIPIDKAVENPTSTEIQDVCAAVGFNVLLEKNKMYPREWNRDVQYRGRVRIQLKQDDGNPCLPQFPTRKSVMLYAAETIPKLKTRTQKMGGSDQSLQQGEGGKKGKGKKKK; this is encoded by the exons ATGTCGCGAAACAAGCTCAATTTAAC atttatCTGCATTTATCCAGCATATTTAAACAACAAGAAGACAATAGCAGAAGGAAGAAGGATACCTATAGACAAA GCTGTTGAAAATCCCACATCCACAGAAATCCAAGATGTATGTGCAGCAGTTGGATTCAATGTGCTACTAGAG aaaaacaagatgTATCCCAGAGAGTGGAACCGCGATGTGCAGTACAGGGGTAGAGTACGAATTCAGCTCAAACAAGATGATGGCAACCCATGCTTACCTCAGTTCCCAACAC GTAAATCAGTCATGCTGTATGCCGCAGAAACCATTcccaaactgaaaacaagaacCCAGAAGATGGGAGGTAGCGATCAAAGTCTTCAGCAAGGAGAGGGAggcaagaaagggaaagggaagaaaaagaaatga